Proteins from a genomic interval of Brachybacterium vulturis:
- a CDS encoding FHA domain-containing protein, whose protein sequence is MSGASDGEDTTLLGAGTWTKQGPATLVLRENAWVVLVPGLRKQVIEAAWTVLGERPAPEDFLDRLVDAGELESADRLTALLFGFHDGPRGVFGVKGKTPIAVYTAEGAQQIAGTDDEPFVLRTLEGVRRTAFGELPLEDGLGAPRLESGIVPVRGFVHVTVDPAALEESARAALAEQVAKDGRAIEDPEVTKRRAERHVPKPAGTAASAATGPATSTRPPEAVPSTASRSSAGSTAPAAASTAPAPESSVPNMFDGLFTGGSSGPRAASSTAAGASAPTPAASAGGAVEAAAAPQAPAPDQASSPAPVRPAPTPPTAAAPASATPDAPATGASTGASTGASTGADPAQPSAARRRRLVSSSLFDRTRRSAPEETPPAAPAPGPQVPVSTPAPPEHGDTQRAPRSAAEEFVSPDTQVAPVDADDEPEDRPAPAPRPAAPPRRDPAPRASTPAPSGSDLENTGAYDDLFGRTVFRRIEDAAVRRNEDEAGEAGDDGEESAATGPDPAAASPEASSRPDPGPEAVAAPAPEPAPEPAPSEFIDWVPGVGRTAPEIARTAARRAVAPSTPEPAYPQVHMAERPPAPDTGSRPSPTQPSMSAPAPAPGRSGGSPNRPRPQQPGAAAPPPRQAPVPPSGSSGPAAGSAVALPGRVCAHGHPNSPERASCRTCGAPLQGATRTVARPPLGVVMISGGARFVLDRTAIIGRRPRASRVSANDVPQLVTVPSPQQDISRSHLELRLEGWHVVALDLGATNGTTLHREGFEPVRLRPREGVVLYDGDLLDLGDDVQLTFGERI, encoded by the coding sequence ATGAGCGGCGCGAGCGACGGCGAGGACACGACGCTGCTCGGCGCGGGGACCTGGACCAAGCAGGGCCCGGCCACGCTGGTGCTGCGGGAGAACGCCTGGGTGGTGCTGGTTCCCGGTCTGCGCAAGCAGGTCATCGAGGCGGCCTGGACGGTGCTGGGCGAGAGACCCGCCCCGGAGGACTTCCTGGACCGGTTGGTGGACGCCGGGGAGCTCGAAAGCGCCGACAGGCTGACGGCGCTCCTGTTCGGTTTCCACGACGGTCCGCGGGGCGTCTTCGGCGTGAAGGGGAAGACGCCCATCGCCGTCTACACCGCCGAGGGCGCCCAGCAGATCGCCGGCACCGACGACGAGCCGTTCGTGCTGCGCACCCTCGAGGGCGTCCGCCGGACGGCCTTCGGGGAACTCCCGCTCGAGGACGGGCTCGGCGCCCCCCGCCTGGAGTCGGGGATCGTCCCGGTGCGTGGATTCGTGCACGTGACGGTCGATCCTGCCGCGCTGGAGGAGAGCGCACGGGCCGCCCTCGCCGAACAGGTGGCGAAGGACGGTCGCGCGATCGAGGACCCGGAGGTGACGAAGCGCCGCGCCGAGCGCCACGTCCCGAAGCCGGCCGGCACCGCTGCGTCGGCGGCGACCGGACCGGCCACCAGCACTCGTCCTCCCGAGGCGGTGCCCTCGACCGCATCCCGCAGCAGTGCCGGGTCGACCGCTCCCGCCGCCGCCAGCACCGCCCCCGCGCCCGAATCCTCGGTGCCGAACATGTTCGACGGACTCTTCACGGGCGGCTCCTCGGGACCGCGGGCGGCGTCATCGACCGCAGCGGGCGCTTCCGCACCGACCCCGGCCGCCTCTGCCGGGGGAGCCGTCGAGGCGGCCGCCGCACCGCAGGCGCCGGCGCCGGACCAGGCATCGTCGCCGGCACCCGTGAGGCCCGCACCGACGCCGCCGACCGCAGCGGCCCCTGCCTCGGCGACGCCGGATGCTCCCGCCACCGGCGCATCGACCGGCGCATCGACCGGCGCATCGACCGGCGCCGACCCAGCGCAGCCGTCGGCCGCCCGCCGACGCCGCCTCGTGAGCTCCTCCCTGTTCGACCGCACGCGTCGCAGCGCTCCGGAGGAGACGCCTCCCGCAGCTCCTGCTCCCGGACCACAGGTCCCGGTCTCGACCCCAGCACCTCCGGAGCACGGCGACACCCAGCGAGCCCCGCGCTCCGCGGCGGAGGAGTTCGTCTCCCCGGATACGCAGGTCGCACCGGTCGACGCGGACGACGAACCGGAGGACCGCCCCGCCCCCGCGCCGCGCCCCGCCGCCCCGCCGCGCCGCGATCCGGCACCACGCGCCTCCACGCCGGCACCGTCGGGGAGCGACCTCGAGAACACCGGTGCGTACGACGACCTCTTCGGCAGGACCGTCTTCCGTCGCATCGAAGATGCAGCGGTCCGTCGGAACGAGGACGAGGCCGGCGAGGCCGGCGATGACGGTGAGGAGAGCGCGGCGACCGGGCCGGATCCCGCGGCCGCGAGCCCGGAGGCGTCCTCGCGCCCGGACCCCGGGCCCGAGGCCGTGGCCGCACCCGCCCCGGAACCGGCACCCGAGCCCGCCCCGAGCGAATTCATCGACTGGGTCCCCGGGGTGGGGCGCACCGCTCCGGAGATCGCACGGACCGCAGCGCGACGTGCTGTCGCGCCGTCGACGCCCGAGCCTGCGTACCCGCAGGTCCACATGGCAGAGCGGCCGCCCGCCCCGGACACGGGCTCCCGTCCGTCGCCGACGCAGCCCTCGATGTCGGCGCCCGCTCCGGCGCCGGGCCGATCCGGGGGCTCGCCGAACCGGCCGCGCCCGCAGCAGCCCGGTGCCGCGGCTCCGCCGCCCCGGCAGGCTCCGGTCCCGCCGTCCGGGAGCTCGGGCCCGGCCGCCGGCAGTGCCGTGGCGCTGCCCGGTCGCGTCTGCGCCCATGGCCACCCGAACTCTCCTGAACGGGCGTCCTGCCGCACCTGCGGCGCACCTCTGCAGGGCGCGACCCGCACGGTCGCCCGCCCGCCCTTGGGCGTGGTGATGATCTCGGGAGGCGCGCGCTTCGTGCTGGACCGCACAGCGATCATCGGCCGACGGCCCCGTGCCTCCCGGGTCAGCGCGAACGACGTGCCGCAGCTCGTCACCGTGCCGAGTCCGCAGCAGGACATCTCCCGCTCGCATCTCGAACTGCGGCTGGAGGGCTGGCACGTGGTGGCGCTCGACCTCGGGGCCACCAACGGCACCACGCTGCACCGGGAGGGCTTCGAACCGGTCCGCCTGCGGCCGCGTGAAGGCGTGGTCCTCTACGACGGGGATCTCCTGGATCTCGGGGACGATGTGCAGCTGACGTTCGGAGAGAGGATATGA
- a CDS encoding PP2C family protein-serine/threonine phosphatase, with amino-acid sequence MIDRSLSDPDLHGTIRVVSAAATHVGHVRATNEDSILDVPPIFLVADGMGGHNAGEVASAIVVEEFETLTLQENVTVEQLGEALRSAAMRIGELSGESTLGAGTTVSAVATMVLDGIGYWVVLNLGDSRVYRLSGEIFEQVSVDHSVVQELMDRGEISAEQAKVHPYRHMVTRALGAGPDSDPDYWLIPAEAGDRMLICSDGLTGEVDDVAIERMLRSPADVRTVCGDLVSRALDAGGHDNVSVVVVEAVEVVGQSLASEDTAGHETDLPDSADLEVDEDTLPRGITEDGTGR; translated from the coding sequence GTGATCGACCGCTCCCTGTCGGACCCGGATCTCCACGGCACGATCCGGGTCGTCTCCGCCGCTGCCACCCATGTCGGGCACGTGCGGGCCACCAATGAGGACAGCATCCTCGACGTCCCGCCGATCTTCCTGGTCGCCGACGGGATGGGCGGGCACAACGCGGGCGAGGTGGCCAGCGCCATCGTCGTGGAGGAGTTCGAGACGCTCACCCTGCAGGAGAACGTGACCGTCGAGCAGCTCGGTGAGGCGCTCCGTTCGGCCGCGATGCGGATCGGGGAGCTCAGCGGGGAATCGACGCTCGGCGCCGGCACCACGGTCTCGGCGGTCGCCACGATGGTCCTGGACGGGATCGGCTACTGGGTCGTGCTCAACCTCGGTGACTCCCGCGTCTACCGCCTGTCCGGAGAGATCTTCGAACAGGTCAGCGTCGACCATTCGGTGGTCCAGGAGCTGATGGACCGCGGAGAGATCTCGGCGGAGCAGGCCAAGGTGCATCCGTACCGGCACATGGTCACCCGTGCCCTCGGCGCCGGACCCGACTCCGATCCCGACTACTGGCTGATCCCCGCCGAGGCCGGTGATCGGATGCTCATCTGCTCCGACGGCCTGACCGGCGAGGTCGACGACGTCGCCATCGAACGGATGCTGCGCAGCCCTGCGGATGTGCGCACCGTCTGCGGGGATCTGGTGAGCCGCGCGCTCGACGCCGGCGGGCACGACAACGTCAGCGTCGTCGTGGTCGAAGCGGTCGAGGTGGTGGGCCAGTCCCTGGCCTCGGAGGACACGGCGGGCCACGAGACCGACCTGCCCGACAGCGCCGATCTCGAGGTCGACGAGGACACCCTCCCGCGCGGGATCACCGAGGATGGCACCGGGCGATGA
- a CDS encoding transglutaminase domain-containing protein has product MSSTRAAAQRPQSYFSTVTHGRRALDITALAALFVLAMLGFHDIFGGIQYLLTGIMALVFGTLIALIGARWRWGPLRLTPLVLLVYFLFGPMFAAPTRAIWGIIPSPGALWELLEAPVTSWKSVLTVAPPVGVAQGVLAVVWISVLLLTLLGMSVVMRSRFYLLAWLFPLALLGVSIVFGTHQAVSPVLRGVLYAIISVAWLTWRFEGARLADAQSTIISDTVRPGSWQNPVLRRRVIGGAVIMALAGGGALAAHSLLDPPSGTIRYAVRDHIAPPFDPREYVSPLSEFRGYLKDQRDAELFTVSGMSSGERIRLAAMDQWDLQVYNVASSTDTGSDSGTFLRTAAGVDLHEGGTAEQTSTVTIGEYTGVWMPTVGTRTHRIDLEEMSPERASITSENLYLNQRSQTLVNSRGVRAGDTYELSYEPYTELTAEQQRTATFSDISLPDNAPVDAFVQYAEEWSGNSESDFERFQNLSRAVKTDAYYSHGLEEDTASMSGHGASRLLAMMEEVGFDKDTPDAQPLGRIGDEEQYAALLAVLARSIDIPARVVMGFEVPEGQEGTVAITGDDVTAWVEVSFEGIGWVRFDPAPDEDEDPTQPEPKEVEKPLPQVAQPPPPPAEPPSPPPGAMSQDSDDEEEDLPEPTPWVVYVGVGLIPIVVLLLAALAVIVAKGMRRGRRRTRGTPPARIDGGWQEILDQLADMGRAPDPLSTRAEMAARLDADIPTMGAASLAGRADRAAFGPDDLPEAAAEEYWAQVMAARRSMSAAVPWHRRLLAALSLRSFRRRSADRRSAKKRIRARARARDKAVRRTEAMRRRRSSLRGTAKRRTSSKKGRA; this is encoded by the coding sequence ATGAGCAGCACCAGAGCCGCGGCCCAGCGCCCTCAGAGCTATTTCTCGACCGTCACCCACGGCCGTCGTGCCCTGGACATCACGGCGCTCGCCGCGCTGTTCGTCCTCGCCATGCTGGGCTTCCACGACATCTTCGGCGGGATCCAGTACCTGTTGACCGGGATCATGGCGCTGGTGTTCGGCACGCTGATCGCCCTCATCGGCGCGCGCTGGCGCTGGGGACCGCTGCGGCTCACCCCGCTGGTGCTGCTGGTCTACTTCCTGTTCGGGCCGATGTTCGCGGCGCCGACGCGCGCGATCTGGGGGATCATCCCCAGCCCCGGCGCGCTGTGGGAGCTGCTCGAGGCGCCCGTGACGAGCTGGAAGTCGGTGCTGACGGTGGCGCCGCCGGTGGGCGTCGCCCAGGGCGTTCTCGCCGTGGTGTGGATCAGCGTCCTGCTGCTGACGCTGCTGGGGATGAGCGTGGTGATGCGCAGCCGCTTCTACCTGCTGGCCTGGCTGTTCCCGCTCGCGCTGCTCGGGGTCTCGATCGTCTTCGGCACCCACCAGGCCGTCTCGCCGGTGCTGCGGGGCGTGCTCTACGCGATCATCTCGGTGGCGTGGCTGACCTGGAGGTTCGAGGGAGCTCGGCTCGCCGATGCGCAGTCGACCATCATCTCCGACACGGTGCGGCCCGGCTCCTGGCAGAACCCCGTGCTGCGTCGTCGGGTGATCGGGGGAGCGGTGATCATGGCGCTCGCCGGAGGCGGCGCGCTCGCCGCGCACTCCCTGCTGGATCCGCCCTCGGGAACGATCCGCTACGCGGTCCGCGACCACATCGCTCCGCCCTTCGACCCGCGCGAGTACGTCTCCCCGCTGTCGGAGTTCCGCGGGTACCTCAAGGACCAGCGGGACGCGGAGCTGTTCACCGTCTCGGGCATGAGCAGCGGGGAGCGCATCCGTCTCGCCGCCATGGATCAGTGGGACCTGCAGGTCTACAACGTCGCCAGCAGCACCGACACGGGCAGCGACTCGGGCACGTTCCTGCGCACCGCCGCAGGGGTCGACCTGCACGAGGGCGGTACCGCCGAGCAGACCTCGACGGTGACCATCGGCGAGTACACCGGGGTGTGGATGCCCACGGTCGGCACGCGCACCCACCGCATCGACCTCGAGGAGATGTCCCCGGAACGCGCGAGCATCACCTCCGAGAACCTCTACCTGAACCAGCGGTCGCAGACCCTGGTCAACTCCCGCGGAGTGCGGGCGGGGGACACCTACGAGCTCTCCTACGAGCCGTACACCGAGCTCACGGCCGAGCAGCAGCGCACGGCGACGTTCTCCGACATCAGCCTGCCGGACAACGCCCCGGTCGATGCCTTCGTGCAGTACGCCGAGGAATGGTCAGGGAACTCCGAGTCCGATTTCGAACGGTTCCAGAACCTCTCGCGCGCCGTGAAGACCGATGCCTACTACTCGCACGGGCTCGAGGAGGACACCGCCTCGATGTCCGGCCACGGCGCCAGCCGCCTGCTGGCGATGATGGAGGAGGTCGGCTTCGACAAGGACACCCCCGACGCCCAGCCGCTGGGACGGATCGGCGACGAGGAGCAGTACGCCGCACTGCTCGCGGTCCTGGCGCGCTCGATCGACATCCCCGCCCGCGTGGTGATGGGCTTCGAGGTTCCCGAGGGGCAGGAGGGGACCGTCGCGATCACCGGTGACGATGTCACCGCCTGGGTCGAGGTGTCCTTCGAGGGCATCGGCTGGGTGCGCTTCGACCCCGCCCCCGACGAGGACGAGGATCCCACCCAGCCCGAGCCCAAGGAGGTCGAGAAGCCGCTTCCACAGGTCGCCCAGCCGCCGCCTCCGCCCGCCGAGCCGCCGAGCCCTCCGCCCGGTGCGATGAGCCAGGACTCCGACGATGAGGAGGAGGACCTCCCCGAGCCCACGCCGTGGGTGGTGTACGTCGGGGTCGGGCTGATCCCGATCGTGGTGCTCCTGCTCGCGGCGCTCGCCGTGATCGTCGCCAAGGGGATGCGCCGAGGGCGGCGTCGCACCCGGGGCACGCCGCCGGCCCGGATCGACGGCGGCTGGCAGGAGATCCTCGATCAGCTGGCCGATATGGGGCGCGCCCCGGATCCCTTGTCGACCAGGGCGGAGATGGCCGCCCGCCTGGATGCTGACATCCCGACGATGGGTGCGGCGAGCCTTGCGGGCCGTGCCGATCGTGCCGCGTTCGGGCCGGATGATCTCCCGGAGGCGGCGGCCGAGGAGTACTGGGCGCAGGTCATGGCGGCGCGGCGTAGCATGTCCGCTGCGGTGCCGTGGCACAGGCGGCTCCTCGCGGCGCTGTCGCTGCGTTCCTTCCGCCGGCGGTCCGCGGACCGCCGCAGCGCGAAGAAGCGGATCCGGGCCCGGGCCCGGGCCCGGGACAAGGCGGTGCGGCGCACCGAGGCGATGCGTCGTCGACGCTCCTCGTTGCGCGGTACCGCGAAGAGACGGACGTCATCGAAGAAGGGTCGTGCCTGA
- a CDS encoding RDD family protein, which produces MVTQPPMQQNGPGYASGAPSGPGSPVAAPGAPSAGPEMEPPLDGCSPASPLKRFLAALLDAVISTLMVVPVIVGVSVMVASGTAGTLSLVLIGVGVALPLAYVLLMVWLVGAKGFSLGKLILGLRLTRTTAGGPIGFLRSAGRWVLYGLVPPVMALSIFLDPKQHLRGFHDRVVDSTVVDLKTGRDPMKPRPDDFERAGAEHYLGAPSVAVSTHENLLAEPGAAWKDSAQSAPAQPEPAGWGEAQQPEPAGWGEAQQPGAPSPYAPHRSGGSAPSAADAPMTSAPWSSPPAPDPAASQQPAGGGWAPPPIDPIPPSQPSWGQPQSAPEAPLSGDAQGWAPPPPSPQPVQASPAPYGPGNGYPPSDLTGDAWDVEDDGVDEQTRLTVADDPLGDLEQTRISAVQLPAVKQLRLSTDDGGERIVEKAVVIGRNPAAPGEEVLFVMKDDTRSVSKTHLRIDGTGDEVTVTDLGSTNGSSILRADGSRESLVPDSPTVLPTGAQVTLGDRTVTVERMQ; this is translated from the coding sequence ATGGTCACGCAGCCTCCGATGCAGCAGAACGGTCCCGGGTACGCCTCGGGCGCTCCCAGCGGTCCGGGCTCCCCGGTCGCGGCGCCCGGTGCTCCGTCGGCGGGGCCCGAGATGGAGCCGCCGTTGGACGGCTGCTCCCCGGCGTCGCCGCTGAAGCGCTTCCTCGCCGCACTGCTGGACGCCGTGATCAGCACCCTGATGGTGGTTCCGGTGATCGTCGGTGTCTCTGTCATGGTCGCGTCGGGGACCGCCGGCACGCTGTCGCTGGTCCTGATCGGGGTGGGCGTCGCACTCCCGCTGGCGTACGTGCTGCTGATGGTCTGGCTGGTCGGTGCCAAGGGTTTCTCGCTGGGCAAGCTGATCCTCGGGCTGCGTCTCACCCGGACGACAGCGGGGGGACCCATCGGGTTCCTGCGCTCCGCGGGCCGCTGGGTGCTGTACGGGCTCGTCCCACCGGTCATGGCGCTGTCGATCTTCCTGGATCCGAAGCAGCATCTGCGCGGCTTCCACGACCGGGTCGTGGACTCCACCGTGGTGGACCTCAAGACCGGCCGCGATCCGATGAAGCCGCGTCCTGACGACTTCGAGCGGGCAGGGGCCGAGCACTACCTCGGTGCGCCGTCCGTGGCGGTGTCCACGCATGAGAACCTGCTCGCCGAGCCCGGTGCGGCATGGAAGGACTCCGCGCAGTCCGCACCTGCGCAGCCGGAGCCCGCCGGCTGGGGCGAGGCGCAGCAGCCGGAGCCCGCCGGGTGGGGCGAGGCGCAGCAGCCGGGAGCACCGAGCCCGTACGCGCCGCACCGCTCGGGCGGCTCCGCTCCCTCGGCCGCCGACGCCCCGATGACGAGCGCTCCCTGGTCGTCGCCGCCGGCACCGGATCCTGCCGCCTCCCAGCAGCCCGCCGGGGGCGGCTGGGCGCCGCCGCCGATCGACCCGATCCCGCCATCGCAGCCGTCCTGGGGCCAGCCGCAGTCCGCCCCCGAGGCCCCGCTCAGCGGTGACGCACAGGGATGGGCCCCGCCGCCGCCCTCGCCCCAGCCGGTGCAGGCCTCGCCCGCCCCGTACGGCCCGGGGAACGGATATCCCCCGAGCGACCTCACCGGCGATGCCTGGGACGTCGAGGACGACGGCGTGGACGAGCAGACCCGTCTCACCGTGGCGGACGATCCGCTGGGGGACCTCGAGCAGACCCGCATCTCCGCAGTGCAGCTGCCGGCGGTCAAGCAGCTTCGCCTGAGCACGGATGACGGCGGTGAGCGGATCGTCGAGAAAGCGGTCGTGATCGGTCGCAACCCGGCCGCTCCGGGTGAGGAGGTGCTGTTCGTGATGAAGGACGACACCCGCTCGGTCTCCAAGACGCATCTGCGCATCGACGGCACCGGGGACGAGGTGACCGTGACCGACCTCGGGTCGACGAACGGCTCGAGCATCCTGCGCGCGGACGGCTCCCGGGAGAGCCTGGTGCCGGACTCCCCGACGGTCCTGCCCACCGGCGCACAGGTGACGCTGGGTGATCGGACCGTGACCGTGGAGAGGATGCAGTGA
- a CDS encoding serine/threonine-protein kinase has product MSSRPPSRPPRLPGYEYEQLLGSGGFADVFLYRQVRPQRRVAIKVLLSTVLDESVRRLFDAEANVMAQMSTHPSIVTIHQAEVSDDHRPYIVMEYCPRPNYGLRFRRERITVAEALRVGVQIAGAVETAHRAGILHRDIKPANILVTDYSRPALTDFGISIATGQGDDVEDSQGMSIPWSPPEFFADPPRADVRSDVFSLAATVYSLLAGQTPFERRGQRNTASDLIQRIESQPLHPLERPDVPAELNRVLSVAMAKEQVGRYDTALAFGRGLQQVELSLSLPVTQMDVLDDRVTAAAHSDEDDELDMHTRIRKVATVDPESAGVTGPGTKRPLDPYAGIAPALGSPAGPGRASRPGGSSGTGDGPGSVESTMLRPVGAALGSPSTAPPHAGVGAGEEQRQEKPTTPVWPFVTLAAVLVVVIGVGASLGVRHFLVPEPAPIATTDINIATSKPDPPGEPTAIELQVITPGAGTETGMVRVTWEPPEGVTQEDHYRVRWKDMPENYADEFGVWQEVHGRNSIALPIPPQLPEPCVEVRTINPNGLASAPVEKCLSTG; this is encoded by the coding sequence ATGAGCTCGAGACCCCCGTCGCGACCGCCCCGGCTGCCCGGCTACGAGTACGAGCAGCTGCTGGGTTCCGGTGGCTTCGCCGACGTGTTCCTGTATCGCCAGGTGCGCCCGCAGCGGCGCGTGGCGATCAAGGTGCTGCTGTCCACCGTGCTCGACGAATCGGTGCGGCGCCTGTTCGACGCCGAGGCCAACGTCATGGCGCAGATGTCGACCCACCCGTCGATCGTCACGATCCATCAGGCCGAGGTCTCCGACGACCACCGGCCGTACATCGTCATGGAGTACTGCCCGCGCCCGAACTACGGACTCCGCTTCCGCAGGGAGCGGATCACCGTCGCCGAGGCACTGCGGGTCGGGGTGCAGATCGCCGGGGCGGTCGAGACCGCCCACCGCGCCGGGATCCTCCACCGTGACATCAAGCCCGCGAACATCCTGGTCACGGACTACAGCCGACCCGCGCTGACAGACTTCGGCATCTCCATCGCCACCGGACAGGGTGACGACGTCGAGGACTCGCAGGGGATGTCCATCCCGTGGTCACCGCCGGAGTTCTTCGCCGACCCACCCCGCGCGGACGTGCGCTCCGACGTGTTCTCACTGGCCGCGACCGTCTATTCGCTCCTGGCGGGACAGACCCCCTTCGAGCGGCGCGGACAGCGCAACACCGCCTCCGACCTCATCCAGCGCATCGAGAGCCAGCCGCTGCACCCCCTGGAGCGGCCCGACGTGCCCGCGGAGCTGAACCGGGTGCTCTCGGTCGCCATGGCGAAGGAGCAGGTCGGACGGTACGACACCGCGCTGGCGTTCGGCCGGGGCCTGCAGCAGGTGGAGCTCTCGCTCTCGCTGCCCGTGACGCAGATGGACGTGCTCGACGACCGGGTCACCGCAGCCGCGCACAGCGACGAGGACGACGAGCTCGACATGCACACGCGGATCCGGAAGGTCGCGACCGTCGACCCGGAATCCGCAGGCGTCACCGGACCGGGCACGAAGCGGCCGCTCGACCCTTATGCCGGCATCGCCCCCGCCCTGGGGTCCCCGGCCGGCCCGGGCCGCGCCTCGCGCCCCGGCGGGTCGAGCGGCACGGGCGATGGCCCGGGCTCGGTGGAGTCGACCATGCTGCGCCCGGTCGGCGCCGCCCTCGGCTCCCCGTCCACCGCCCCGCCCCACGCGGGCGTCGGTGCCGGTGAGGAGCAGCGCCAGGAGAAGCCGACGACCCCGGTATGGCCCTTCGTCACCCTGGCGGCGGTGCTCGTCGTGGTGATCGGGGTGGGCGCGAGCCTCGGGGTGCGCCACTTCCTGGTGCCCGAGCCGGCCCCGATCGCGACCACGGACATCAACATCGCGACCTCGAAGCCGGATCCGCCCGGGGAACCGACGGCCATCGAGCTCCAGGTCATCACCCCCGGCGCGGGCACGGAGACCGGGATGGTCAGAGTCACCTGGGAGCCGCCCGAAGGCGTCACCCAGGAGGACCACTACCGGGTCCGATGGAAGGACATGCCGGAGAACTACGCGGACGAGTTCGGGGTCTGGCAGGAGGTCCACGGGCGCAATTCGATCGCCCTGCCGATCCCTCCGCAGCTGCCGGAACCGTGCGTCGAGGTGCGGACGATCAATCCCAACGGCCTGGCCAGTGCACCGGTGGAGAAGTGTCTGTCCACCGGGTGA